One window from the genome of Thermaerobacter marianensis DSM 12885 encodes:
- a CDS encoding LL-diaminopimelate aminotransferase produces the protein MVQPARRLERIPPYLFAELDRMQAEAAARGVDVISLGIGDPDQPTPPHIVEALQKAAADPANHPYPSYAGSRRFRETVARWFHGRFGVELDPDGEVLALIGSKEGLAHVIWAYVDPGDVVLVPDPGYPVYKAHTLLAGGEPYVLPLEEERGWLPDLDRVPADVARRAKLLFLNYPNNPTGAVAERDFYRRVVEFARTYDVLVIQDAAYSEVGEPGYRAPSILEVEGGRDVALEFHSLSKPYNMTGWRIGFAVGRADLLRPLATLKTNTDSGQFTAIQEAAIAALQQTPEAWFRRLAELYERRRKLVLDTLAAVGIAAARPKATFYIWARVPERFASDGDFAAFLLREAGVVVSPGSAYGDHGAGYFRISLTVPDDRLAEAMERLRRVLA, from the coding sequence ATGGTGCAGCCGGCACGGCGGCTGGAGCGCATCCCGCCGTATCTCTTCGCCGAGCTCGACCGGATGCAGGCCGAGGCGGCGGCCCGCGGCGTCGACGTCATCAGCCTGGGCATCGGCGACCCGGACCAGCCCACGCCGCCCCACATCGTGGAAGCGCTGCAGAAGGCGGCGGCGGACCCGGCCAACCACCCCTACCCCAGCTACGCCGGCTCCCGGCGCTTCCGGGAGACCGTGGCCCGCTGGTTCCACGGGCGGTTCGGGGTGGAGCTGGACCCCGATGGGGAGGTGCTGGCCCTCATCGGCTCCAAGGAAGGCCTGGCCCACGTGATCTGGGCCTACGTGGACCCCGGCGACGTGGTGCTGGTGCCCGACCCGGGCTACCCCGTCTACAAAGCCCACACCCTCCTGGCCGGCGGCGAACCCTACGTGCTGCCCCTGGAGGAAGAACGCGGCTGGCTGCCCGACCTGGACCGGGTACCTGCCGACGTGGCACGCCGGGCCAAGCTGCTCTTCCTCAACTACCCCAACAACCCGACGGGGGCCGTGGCGGAACGGGACTTCTACCGCCGGGTGGTGGAGTTCGCCCGCACCTACGACGTGCTGGTGATCCAGGACGCGGCTTACAGCGAGGTGGGCGAGCCCGGCTACCGCGCCCCCAGCATCCTCGAGGTGGAGGGCGGCCGCGACGTGGCCCTGGAGTTCCACAGCCTGTCCAAGCCCTACAACATGACGGGCTGGCGCATCGGCTTCGCCGTGGGCCGGGCCGACCTGCTCCGCCCCCTGGCCACCCTGAAGACCAACACCGACTCGGGGCAGTTCACCGCCATCCAGGAGGCGGCCATCGCCGCCCTGCAGCAGACCCCCGAGGCCTGGTTCCGGCGCCTGGCGGAGCTGTACGAGCGGCGCCGCAAGCTGGTGCTGGACACGCTGGCGGCGGTGGGGATCGCCGCCGCCCGGCCCAAGGCCACCTTCTACATCTGGGCCCGGGTGCCGGAGCGGTTCGCCAGCGACGGCGACTTCGCCGCCTTCCTGCTGCGGGAAGCGGGGGTCGTGGTCTCCCCGGGTTCGGCCTACGGCGACCACGGAGCGGGCTACTTCCGCATCTCCCTGACGGTGCCCGACGACCGCCTGGCCGAGGCCATGGAGCGGCTGCGGCGGGTGCTGGCCTAA
- a CDS encoding DUF402 domain-containing protein: MNPSPLPGAGGGSAGPEWPAVTGAPGLPPRPARRVQVEAWLATGRLKATWEGTLIEGPGWWCVAAEWSRGPVAAGPLTFEPGDRLLEVYWADRWYNVFRVARPGPPGGAGRPAPEGTGRGGKGRAGDERWGGGWGGAGWAGELKGYYVNLSTPARLVEPAAGGAGQPGGPPAPPGLRLVYVDGVLDAVIGPDGRWQWVDRDEFRQLVRAAGRSRWAHPAGAKAAAAGGPEPAGRRGTGSSGGGDPAAGMRGGAEGLPDAPAWVEAARRLAAALARGAGAFVAGLVPWDQLERRVRASRP, encoded by the coding sequence ATGAACCCGTCGCCGCTGCCCGGCGCCGGTGGCGGCAGCGCCGGTCCGGAGTGGCCGGCGGTGACCGGGGCGCCGGGCCTGCCGCCGCGGCCCGCCCGGCGGGTGCAGGTGGAGGCGTGGCTTGCCACGGGGCGCCTCAAGGCCACCTGGGAGGGCACGCTGATCGAGGGCCCCGGGTGGTGGTGCGTGGCGGCCGAGTGGTCCCGCGGGCCCGTGGCGGCGGGACCCCTGACCTTCGAGCCCGGCGACCGCCTGCTGGAGGTGTACTGGGCCGACCGCTGGTACAACGTGTTCCGGGTGGCCCGGCCGGGGCCCCCGGGCGGTGCGGGGCGGCCCGCGCCGGAGGGGACCGGCCGGGGCGGGAAGGGACGGGCCGGCGATGAACGGTGGGGCGGCGGGTGGGGCGGCGCCGGGTGGGCCGGAGAGCTCAAGGGCTACTACGTGAATCTCTCCACCCCGGCGCGGCTGGTGGAACCGGCCGCCGGCGGGGCCGGGCAGCCCGGCGGCCCGCCCGCCCCGCCCGGGCTCCGGCTGGTGTACGTCGACGGCGTGCTGGATGCCGTCATCGGGCCCGACGGCCGCTGGCAGTGGGTGGACCGGGACGAGTTCCGGCAGCTGGTGCGGGCGGCCGGCCGGTCCCGGTGGGCCCACCCGGCCGGGGCCAAGGCCGCCGCAGCCGGCGGGCCGGAGCCGGCGGGCCGCCGCGGGACCGGTTCATCCGGCGGTGGCGATCCCGCCGCCGGGATGCGCGGCGGGGCGGAAGGCCTGCCCGACGCCCCGGCCTGGGTCGAGGCCGCCCGCCGGCTGGCCGCCGCCCTGGCCCGGGGCGCCGGCGCGTTCGTCGCCGGCCTGGTGCCGTGGGACCAGCTGGAGCGGCGGGTCCGGGCAAGCAGGCCGTAA
- a CDS encoding YicC/YloC family endoribonuclease, whose protein sequence is MGVVRSMTGFGRAGAQSGRYRVAVEVRTVNHRFLDVTVRLAREFAAVEDRIRRLVAQHIERGRVDVSVRVDRLTSAVRAVHVDTELAHAYYEALKELRRSLRLPGSIDVDMLLDLPDILRVEQAEDDLDALWALLEPALADALGQVVAMREAEGAALARDLEERAVQVERQVEAIAGRAPEVVQAYQRRLEGRLEEWGLAAVDPQRLAVEVALMAERSDISEECVRLRSHCRQFRQLLARGGAVGRRLDFLLQEMHREITTIGSKAGDLAIAGLVVEVKAELEKMREQVQNVE, encoded by the coding sequence ATGGGCGTGGTCCGCAGCATGACGGGGTTCGGGCGCGCCGGCGCCCAGTCGGGCCGGTACCGGGTGGCGGTGGAGGTCCGCACCGTCAACCACCGCTTCCTCGACGTGACCGTTCGCCTGGCACGGGAGTTTGCCGCCGTCGAGGACCGAATCCGGCGCCTGGTGGCGCAGCATATCGAGCGCGGGCGTGTCGACGTATCCGTTCGCGTGGATCGTCTGACATCGGCCGTCAGGGCCGTTCACGTTGACACAGAGCTGGCCCACGCGTATTATGAGGCGTTGAAAGAATTGCGCCGGTCCCTGCGGCTGCCGGGCAGCATCGACGTCGACATGCTGCTCGATCTTCCCGACATCCTGCGGGTGGAACAGGCCGAGGATGACCTGGACGCGTTGTGGGCGCTGCTGGAACCCGCCCTGGCCGACGCCCTGGGGCAGGTGGTCGCCATGCGGGAGGCGGAAGGGGCGGCGCTGGCCCGGGACCTGGAAGAACGGGCCGTGCAGGTGGAGCGCCAGGTGGAGGCCATCGCCGGCCGGGCGCCCGAGGTGGTGCAGGCCTACCAGCGCCGGCTGGAGGGACGGCTCGAGGAATGGGGACTGGCGGCCGTCGACCCCCAGCGGCTGGCGGTCGAGGTGGCGCTGATGGCCGAGCGCAGCGACATCAGCGAGGAGTGCGTCCGCCTGCGCAGCCACTGCCGCCAGTTCCGCCAGCTCCTGGCCCGGGGCGGCGCCGTGGGGCGGCGGCTGGACTTCCTCCTGCAGGAGATGCACCGCGAGATCACCACCATCGGTTCCAAGGCGGGCGATCTGGCGATCGCGGGCCTGGTGGTCGAGGTCAAGGCGGAACTCGAGAAGATGAGGGAGCAGGTACAGAACGTGGAGTAG
- the remA gene encoding extracellular matrix/biofilm regulator RemA translates to MDIKLVNIGFGNIVSAHRIVAIVSPESAPIKRMVSEARDDGRLIDATYGRRTRAVIIADSNHIILSAVQPETVAHRLLSAREGE, encoded by the coding sequence ATGGACATCAAGCTGGTCAACATCGGTTTCGGCAACATCGTCTCGGCCCACCGCATCGTGGCCATCGTCAGCCCCGAATCGGCTCCCATCAAGCGCATGGTCAGCGAGGCGCGGGACGACGGCCGGCTCATCGACGCCACCTACGGGCGGCGGACCCGGGCGGTGATCATCGCCGACAGCAACCACATCATCCTGTCGGCGGTGCAGCCGGAAACGGTGGCCCACCGGCTGCTCAGCGCCCGCGAGGGCGAGTGA
- the gmk gene encoding guanylate kinase: protein MDAGQPETSRNGTRPVARDPWPGLMVVLSAPSGAGKGTIRQRLQQRLPGLVYAVSVTTRPRRPHEVDGVDYHFVTVEEFQRRVEAGELVEWARVYGNYYGTPREPMESWLREGRDVICEKDVQGALKLMDVYPEAVYIFAMPPSLAELKRRLEQRGTESAEARRQRLASADFEMACVDRYDYVVVNDDPDRAADDIVAIIRAEKLRVHHRRHLVEQVRAGGRIGG from the coding sequence ATGGATGCCGGTCAACCCGAGACCTCCCGGAACGGGACCCGCCCCGTCGCCCGGGATCCCTGGCCGGGCCTGATGGTCGTGCTGTCGGCGCCGTCGGGCGCGGGCAAGGGCACCATCCGGCAACGCCTGCAGCAGCGGCTGCCGGGTCTGGTCTACGCCGTGTCCGTCACCACCCGCCCGCGCCGGCCCCACGAGGTGGACGGGGTCGACTACCACTTCGTCACGGTGGAGGAGTTCCAGCGGCGGGTGGAGGCAGGGGAGCTGGTGGAGTGGGCCCGGGTGTACGGCAACTACTACGGCACGCCCCGGGAACCCATGGAGAGCTGGCTCCGGGAAGGGCGCGACGTGATCTGCGAGAAGGACGTGCAGGGTGCCCTCAAGCTGATGGACGTCTACCCGGAGGCGGTCTACATATTCGCCATGCCGCCCTCGCTGGCGGAACTGAAGCGCCGGCTGGAGCAGCGGGGTACCGAGTCCGCCGAGGCGCGCCGCCAGCGGCTGGCCAGCGCCGACTTCGAAATGGCTTGCGTCGACCGGTATGATTACGTGGTGGTGAACGACGACCCGGACCGGGCCGCCGACGACATCGTGGCCATCATCCGGGCCGAGAAGCTGCGGGTGCACCACCGCCGCCACCTGGTGGAGCAGGTGCGGGCGGGGGGCCGCATCGGCGGCTGA
- the rpoZ gene encoding DNA-directed RNA polymerase subunit omega, giving the protein MERQRRGEAPRVTLDELLSKVDSKYTLVVLAARRARQLVDGAEPVIDPQAAKPVTVALEELAAGKLSYVPGKAGIK; this is encoded by the coding sequence ATGGAGCGCCAGAGGCGGGGCGAGGCGCCGCGGGTCACCCTGGACGAGCTGCTGAGCAAGGTGGACAGCAAGTACACCCTGGTGGTGCTGGCCGCCCGGCGGGCCCGGCAGCTGGTGGACGGCGCCGAGCCCGTCATCGACCCGCAAGCGGCCAAGCCGGTGACCGTGGCCCTGGAAGAGCTGGCGGCGGGCAAGCTCTCCTACGTGCCCGGCAAGGCGGGCATCAAGTGA
- the coaBC gene encoding bifunctional phosphopantothenoylcysteine decarboxylase/phosphopantothenate--cysteine ligase CoaBC, with protein MAPASGTPASSSPLAGRTVILGVSGGIAAYKAAELARRLGERGARVVTVLTAGAARFVTPLTFAALTHQPVYTADDLWTPRSGVEHVRLADQADLVILAPATAHLLGQLAAGMAGDFLTTVVLAVGMRVPVLVAPAMNTHMWRHPAVQANVARLRAWGYRVMDPDAGPLAEGYAGVGRLPEPEAIVARAEALLGGRRDLEGRTVLVTAGPTREPLDPVRFISNRSSGKMGFALAEAARDRGARVLLVTGPVHLPDPPGVQVERVETAAQMLEAVLRYAPQADVIIKAAAVADFRPAHPAEHKIKKGAAAPVVELVPTTDILKELGRRKAPGQVLVGFAAETQDLLENARRKIREKNLDLIVLNDVTQPGAGFEVDTNVVTLVYPDGRRQSLPPMSKRQVADAILDALPWAGATSAQATEGDPRPGGNGTGGGPREGPQGPSGETTRARAGDGRPEAADRAVAAAGEAGAAPATQAAVPPRAEDLPAGGGGAPRGGGGA; from the coding sequence ATGGCGCCGGCTTCCGGGACGCCGGCATCCTCCAGCCCGCTGGCCGGCCGCACCGTGATCCTGGGGGTGTCGGGGGGCATCGCCGCCTACAAGGCGGCGGAACTGGCCCGCCGTCTGGGCGAGCGGGGGGCCCGGGTGGTGACCGTCCTCACCGCCGGGGCCGCCCGCTTCGTCACGCCCTTGACCTTTGCCGCCCTGACCCACCAGCCCGTCTACACCGCCGACGACCTGTGGACGCCCCGTAGCGGCGTGGAGCACGTCCGGCTGGCCGACCAGGCCGACCTGGTGATCCTGGCGCCGGCCACGGCCCACCTGCTGGGCCAGCTGGCCGCGGGCATGGCCGGCGACTTCCTCACCACCGTGGTGCTGGCCGTGGGGATGCGGGTGCCCGTGCTGGTGGCGCCGGCGATGAACACCCACATGTGGCGCCATCCCGCGGTCCAGGCCAACGTGGCGCGGCTGCGGGCGTGGGGATACCGGGTGATGGACCCGGATGCGGGGCCCCTGGCCGAGGGGTACGCCGGGGTGGGACGCCTGCCCGAGCCGGAGGCCATCGTGGCCCGGGCCGAGGCGCTGCTGGGCGGCCGGCGCGATCTGGAGGGCCGCACGGTGCTGGTCACCGCCGGCCCGACCCGGGAACCCCTGGATCCCGTCCGCTTCATCAGCAACCGCTCGTCGGGCAAGATGGGCTTTGCTCTGGCGGAGGCGGCCCGGGACCGGGGCGCCCGGGTGCTGCTGGTGACGGGCCCCGTCCACCTGCCCGACCCACCCGGGGTCCAGGTGGAGCGGGTGGAGACCGCCGCCCAGATGCTGGAGGCCGTGCTGCGTTACGCCCCCCAGGCCGACGTGATCATCAAGGCCGCGGCCGTCGCCGACTTCCGGCCCGCCCACCCCGCCGAGCACAAGATCAAGAAGGGCGCCGCGGCGCCCGTGGTGGAACTGGTGCCCACCACGGACATCCTCAAGGAGCTGGGCCGCCGCAAGGCGCCGGGGCAGGTGCTGGTCGGCTTCGCCGCCGAGACCCAGGACCTCTTGGAGAACGCCCGGCGCAAGATCCGGGAGAAGAACCTGGACCTCATCGTGCTCAACGACGTCACCCAGCCCGGTGCGGGGTTCGAGGTGGACACCAACGTGGTGACCCTGGTCTACCCCGACGGGCGCCGCCAGTCCCTGCCGCCCATGTCCAAGCGCCAGGTGGCCGACGCCATCCTGGACGCCCTGCCCTGGGCCGGCGCCACGTCCGCCCAGGCGACGGAAGGCGACCCGCGCCCGGGCGGGAACGGAACGGGAGGGGGGCCCCGGGAAGGCCCGCAGGGGCCGTCCGGGGAAACGACCCGGGCGAGGGCCGGGGACGGAAGGCCGGAGGCCGCGGACCGAGCGGTGGCGGCCGCGGGGGAGGCGGGTGCGGCGCCGGCGACCCAGGCGGCGGTGCCGCCCCGGGCCGAAGACCTCCCCGCGGGAGGGGGCGGCGCCCCCCGCGGAGGCGGTGGCGCATGA
- the priA gene encoding replication restart helicase PriA, with protein MDIAAPDVDRVFHFLIPPALEGRLEVGHRVIVPFGPRRVEGTVVGFTGRAEVPPERLRPVAALQDPVPVLTPALIELARWMEDRYLCLFVQALRAMLPPGARGDRVRLAPRVWVRLTLDPAQAREQAAALARRAPRQAAVLERLAELGPHGAVPQATLLQAAGASPGALKALARKGWIALEEREPALEEPAAAAEPPAPPPPLTPEQEAVWRRLEAVLVAGSSAAGPAGGRVPPGQQGLAGEPFPAGQAASAGSGVAPHGTAGGRPPAAFLLHGVTGSGKTEIYLRAIAAVLAQGQGAICLVPEIALTPQTVARFRARFGNRVAVLHSAMTPAQRLATWRAIRAGRKPVVVGARSAVFAPLPNLGLIVVDEEHETSYKQEETPRYHAREVALARARLEGAAVILGSATPSVETYHRALEGELGLLELAQRVGRRPLPEVEIVDLRQEFEAGHRSLFSRRLLELMRERLAAREQVLLFLNRRGYHTVLLCRECGFVLRCPHCDVSLTVHQLPSGRLVCRCHYCDHRQVPPATCPHCGGVAVHPFGLGTQKVEETARKLFPGARIQRMDADVTARRGSHEAIYRQFAAGRIDVLIGTQMIAKGWDVPGVTLVGVVSADTALHMPDFRRQERTFQLLEQVAGRAGRGPRAGRVVIQTYSPDHPCLQAVARHDYRALFDLEVAERRELGFPPFGHLIRAVVAGPERPPVERAATRLALAWRQAVDDAGVRAGTVTPAAPAPIERLRGRWRWHVLARAADGAALRAATRTALERLRGAWPRDVQVQVDVDPYSML; from the coding sequence GTGGACATCGCGGCCCCCGACGTCGACCGGGTCTTTCACTTCCTCATCCCCCCGGCACTCGAGGGCCGGCTGGAGGTCGGCCACCGGGTGATCGTGCCCTTCGGCCCCCGCCGGGTGGAGGGCACCGTGGTGGGCTTCACCGGCCGGGCCGAGGTGCCTCCCGAGCGGCTGCGGCCCGTCGCCGCCCTGCAGGACCCGGTGCCCGTCCTCACCCCCGCCCTGATCGAGCTGGCCCGCTGGATGGAAGACCGCTACCTCTGCCTGTTCGTCCAGGCCCTGCGGGCCATGCTGCCGCCGGGGGCCCGCGGCGACCGGGTCCGCCTGGCGCCGCGGGTCTGGGTGCGCCTCACCCTGGACCCGGCCCAAGCCCGGGAGCAGGCCGCGGCCCTGGCCCGGCGGGCACCCCGCCAGGCCGCGGTCCTGGAGCGGCTGGCCGAGCTCGGTCCCCACGGTGCTGTGCCCCAGGCCACCCTGTTGCAGGCGGCAGGCGCGTCGCCCGGCGCCCTCAAGGCCCTGGCCCGCAAGGGCTGGATCGCCCTGGAGGAGCGCGAGCCCGCCCTGGAGGAACCGGCGGCGGCGGCGGAGCCGCCCGCTCCGCCGCCGCCGCTGACGCCGGAGCAGGAGGCCGTCTGGCGCCGGCTGGAGGCGGTGCTGGTCGCCGGCTCCTCCGCCGCCGGGCCTGCCGGCGGGCGGGTCCCGCCGGGCCAGCAGGGCCTGGCGGGCGAGCCGTTCCCCGCCGGCCAGGCCGCCTCGGCCGGCTCCGGCGTGGCCCCCCATGGGACCGCTGGTGGGCGCCCGCCGGCCGCGTTCCTCCTGCACGGGGTCACGGGGAGCGGCAAGACGGAGATCTACCTGCGGGCCATCGCTGCCGTGCTGGCCCAGGGGCAGGGGGCCATCTGCCTGGTCCCCGAGATCGCCCTGACCCCCCAGACCGTGGCCCGCTTTCGCGCCCGGTTCGGCAACCGGGTGGCCGTGCTGCACAGCGCCATGACCCCGGCCCAGAGGCTGGCCACCTGGCGGGCCATCCGCGCCGGGCGCAAGCCCGTGGTGGTGGGGGCGCGCTCCGCCGTCTTCGCACCCCTGCCGAACCTGGGCCTGATCGTGGTCGACGAGGAGCACGAGACCAGCTACAAGCAGGAGGAGACGCCGCGCTACCACGCCCGCGAGGTGGCCCTGGCCCGCGCCCGGCTGGAGGGGGCGGCGGTGATCCTGGGCAGCGCCACCCCGTCGGTGGAGACCTACCACCGGGCGCTGGAGGGGGAACTGGGGCTTCTGGAGCTGGCGCAGCGGGTGGGCCGGCGGCCCCTGCCGGAGGTGGAGATCGTCGACCTGCGGCAGGAGTTCGAGGCGGGCCACCGCAGCCTCTTCAGCCGCCGGCTGCTGGAGCTCATGCGGGAGCGGCTGGCGGCCCGGGAGCAGGTGCTGCTCTTCCTCAACCGCCGCGGCTACCACACGGTGCTGCTCTGCCGCGAGTGCGGGTTCGTCCTGCGCTGCCCCCACTGCGACGTGTCCCTGACCGTACACCAGCTGCCGTCGGGGCGGCTGGTCTGCCGGTGCCACTACTGCGACCACCGCCAGGTGCCGCCGGCCACCTGTCCCCACTGCGGCGGCGTCGCCGTGCATCCCTTCGGGCTCGGCACCCAGAAGGTGGAGGAGACGGCGCGGAAGCTGTTCCCCGGTGCCCGCATCCAGCGCATGGACGCCGACGTCACCGCTCGCCGGGGCAGCCACGAGGCGATCTACCGGCAGTTCGCCGCGGGGCGCATCGACGTGCTGATCGGAACCCAGATGATCGCCAAGGGCTGGGACGTGCCGGGGGTCACGCTGGTGGGCGTGGTCTCCGCCGACACCGCCCTGCACATGCCCGACTTCCGCCGCCAGGAGCGGACCTTCCAGCTGCTGGAGCAGGTGGCGGGGCGGGCGGGGCGCGGCCCCCGCGCCGGCCGGGTGGTGATCCAGACCTACAGCCCCGACCACCCCTGTTTGCAGGCCGTGGCCCGTCACGACTACCGGGCTCTGTTCGACCTGGAGGTGGCCGAGCGCCGGGAGCTGGGCTTCCCGCCGTTCGGCCACCTGATCCGGGCGGTGGTGGCGGGCCCCGAGCGCCCGCCGGTGGAACGGGCCGCCACCCGGCTGGCGTTGGCGTGGCGCCAGGCGGTGGACGATGCCGGCGTCCGGGCGGGTACCGTCACCCCGGCGGCGCCGGCGCCCATCGAGCGGCTGCGGGGGCGCTGGCGGTGGCACGTGCTGGCCCGGGCGGCCGACGGGGCGGCGCTGCGGGCGGCGACCCGGACGGCGCTGGAGCGGCTGCGGGGCGCCTGGCCGCGGGACGTGCAGGTCCAGGTGGACGTGGATCCCTATAGCATGCTGTAG
- the fmt gene encoding methionyl-tRNA formyltransferase, whose translation MAGNPRRQGRRDRKREPRDAEPLPIVKGADEPVLRTPAQPVAKVNREVRQLLDRMAATMYAADGIGLAAPQVGVSKRIVVVDVGDGLIELINPEIVRRGEETETAYEGCLSLPRLLAEVERPATVQVTALDRHGRRIWIEGEGLLARCLQHEIDHLDGVLITDRARKVVELPPESDLRVVFMGTPSFAVPSLEELLQRHVRVVGVVTQPDRPQGRGLAPAAPPVKALAEENGIPVLQPERLDDAVVEQLRAWRPDLLVVVAYGKILPPAVLAVPRLGAINVHASLLPRHRGAAPIQRAILAGDRVTGVTTMWMDEGLDTGDVILQKEIPLDEEITAGQLHDRLARLGAQLLGDTLRLVAEGKAPRRPQDPAQATVAPKLAPEEEWVDWNRPAAEVARQIRALDPRPGARTTWRGQVLKVYGATAAPPRQAGGAAGAGEGAGVGEPEPPGGPGAAGEAAASGGPVRPGAGSEPAPPGTIVALTPDAAAVRCREGVVWIRRLQPAGRRPLTPLEMLNGYRLAVGERLGEPQAGPSPAPAGSSGEKAVEAGGR comes from the coding sequence ATGGCCGGCAACCCGCGGCGGCAGGGGCGGCGGGACCGGAAGCGGGAGCCCCGGGACGCCGAGCCGCTCCCCATCGTCAAGGGCGCGGACGAACCGGTGCTCCGCACCCCGGCCCAGCCCGTGGCCAAGGTGAACCGGGAGGTCCGCCAGCTGCTGGACCGCATGGCGGCCACCATGTACGCCGCCGACGGGATCGGCCTGGCGGCGCCCCAGGTCGGCGTCTCCAAGCGCATCGTGGTCGTCGACGTGGGCGACGGCCTGATCGAGCTGATCAACCCGGAGATCGTGCGCCGGGGAGAGGAGACGGAGACCGCCTACGAAGGATGCCTGTCCCTGCCCCGGCTCCTGGCCGAGGTGGAGCGGCCGGCCACGGTCCAGGTCACGGCCCTGGACCGCCACGGCCGCCGCATCTGGATCGAGGGCGAGGGGCTGCTGGCCCGCTGCCTGCAGCACGAGATCGACCACCTGGACGGAGTCTTGATCACCGACCGGGCGCGCAAGGTGGTGGAGCTGCCGCCGGAGAGCGACCTGCGGGTGGTCTTCATGGGCACGCCGTCCTTCGCCGTGCCCAGCCTGGAGGAGCTCTTGCAACGGCACGTGCGGGTCGTGGGGGTCGTCACCCAGCCCGACCGGCCCCAGGGCCGGGGCCTGGCGCCGGCGGCGCCGCCCGTCAAGGCCCTGGCCGAGGAGAACGGCATCCCGGTGCTCCAGCCGGAGCGCCTGGACGATGCGGTGGTCGAGCAGCTCCGGGCCTGGCGCCCCGATCTTCTGGTCGTGGTGGCCTACGGCAAGATCCTGCCGCCGGCGGTGCTGGCGGTGCCGCGGCTGGGGGCCATCAACGTCCATGCCTCCCTGCTGCCGCGCCACCGCGGGGCGGCGCCGATCCAGCGCGCCATCCTGGCCGGTGACCGGGTCACCGGCGTCACCACCATGTGGATGGACGAGGGGCTGGACACCGGGGACGTCATCCTGCAGAAGGAGATCCCGCTGGACGAGGAGATCACCGCGGGCCAGCTCCACGACCGGCTGGCCCGCCTGGGCGCCCAGCTGCTGGGCGACACCCTGCGGCTGGTGGCCGAGGGCAAGGCGCCGCGCCGGCCCCAGGACCCGGCCCAGGCGACGGTGGCCCCCAAGCTGGCGCCCGAAGAGGAGTGGGTCGATTGGAACCGCCCGGCCGCCGAGGTGGCGCGGCAGATCCGGGCCCTGGACCCGCGGCCCGGTGCCCGCACCACCTGGCGCGGGCAGGTGCTGAAGGTGTACGGGGCGACGGCCGCCCCGCCCCGGCAGGCCGGCGGCGCGGCCGGTGCCGGGGAAGGGGCGGGTGTCGGGGAGCCCGAGCCGCCCGGCGGGCCGGGCGCGGCCGGCGAAGCGGCGGCGTCCGGAGGCCCGGTGCGGCCGGGCGCCGGATCCGAACCGGCCCCCCCGGGTACCATCGTGGCCCTGACGCCGGACGCTGCGGCGGTGCGGTGTCGGGAGGGGGTCGTGTGGATCCGCCGGCTGCAGCCGGCGGGGCGCCGGCCCCTGACGCCCCTGGAGATGCTCAACGGCTATCGCCTGGCCGTGGGCGAGCGCCTGGGCGAGCCGCAAGCCGGGCCGTCCCCGGCGCCGGCCGGTTCGTCCGGGGAGAAGGCGGTGGAGGCCGGCGGCCGCTGA
- a CDS encoding zinc metallopeptidase encodes MFYFDPLYMLFVGPALLLALWAQSKVSSAYETYARVRAANGLTGAEVARQMLRQAGIDDVRVEPIGGRLTDHYDPRSKVVRLSEGVFYGSTVAAQGIAAHEVGHAIQHATGYVWLGLRNAIIPVTQFGSQLAFPLFFLGLIMQLDPLVNLGILLFSLAVLFQVITLPVEFNASGRALATLAGGGYLRGEEMRGARAVLQAAALTYVAAMVMAVMQLLYLLALRGRRD; translated from the coding sequence ATGTTCTACTTCGATCCTCTGTACATGTTGTTCGTGGGGCCGGCCCTGCTGCTGGCCCTGTGGGCGCAGAGCAAGGTGTCGTCGGCGTACGAGACCTACGCCCGGGTGCGGGCGGCCAACGGCCTGACCGGCGCCGAGGTGGCGCGGCAGATGCTGCGCCAGGCAGGGATCGACGACGTGCGGGTCGAGCCCATCGGGGGGCGCCTGACCGACCACTACGACCCGCGCAGCAAGGTGGTCCGGCTGTCCGAGGGCGTGTTCTACGGCTCCACGGTGGCGGCCCAGGGGATCGCGGCCCACGAGGTGGGCCACGCCATCCAGCACGCCACGGGGTACGTGTGGCTCGGCCTGCGCAACGCCATCATCCCCGTCACCCAGTTCGGGTCGCAGCTGGCGTTTCCGCTGTTCTTCCTGGGGCTGATCATGCAGCTGGATCCGCTGGTCAACCTGGGCATCCTGCTCTTCAGCCTGGCGGTGCTGTTCCAGGTGATCACCCTGCCGGTGGAGTTCAACGCCTCCGGCCGCGCCCTGGCCACCCTGGCCGGCGGCGGCTACCTGCGCGGGGAGGAGATGCGGGGTGCCCGGGCGGTCCTGCAGGCCGCGGCGCTGACCTACGTGGCCGCCATGGTCATGGCGGTCATGCAGCTGCTCTATCTGCTGGCCCTGCGCGGGCGCCGCGACTAG